Proteins encoded together in one Prunus dulcis chromosome 3, ALMONDv2, whole genome shotgun sequence window:
- the LOC117622485 gene encoding uncharacterized protein LOC117622485, with product MDEAEEVKSKGGNFGDVMEGVASIALLPSGAISGHFIHLQNSISICYGLFGTELACEKECSRGEDYRLIKLEIIDYIRKKEKVVVVECRGHDAARLQSIDHAHGWEEDVVDLVEEQHGKDKLLVSFNCETLKSDKAAEDHIKQFMPKLAGLDAIVNIGKMTIAGLNFEAEE from the exons ATGG ATGAAGCAGAAGAAGTGAAATCAAAAGGAGGGAACTTTGGGGACGTAATGGAAGGAGTGGCTTCAATAGCGCTGTTACCATCTGGGGCCATATCAGGCCACTTCATCCACCTCCAAAACTCCATTAGCATTTGCTACGGTCTTTTTGGAACTG AGTTGGCATGTGAAAAGGAGTGTAGCAGGGGTGAGGATTATCGTCTGATCAAGCTTGAAATTATAGACTACATT agaaagaaagaaaaggttgTGGTTGTAGAGTGTAGAGGCCATGATGCTGCTAGGTTGCAGAGCATTGATCATGCTCATGG TTGGGAGGAGGATGTTGTGGATCTGGTTGAAGAACAGCATGGGAAGGACAAgcttttggtttctttcaaCTGTGAGACTCTGAAATCGGATAAAGCAGCAGAAGATCATATCAAACAGTTTATGCCCAAGTTAGCTGGCCTAGATGCTATTGT CAACATTGGTAAGATGACCATTGCTGGGTTGAACTTCGAAGCAGAGGAATGA
- the LOC117623269 gene encoding EID1-like F-box protein 2 — protein MILTKQYRCIHSTSCQCTKGHLSEDAIFLVFQQLNWNPKLIATLSCVCKWFDDLAKRVLWKEFCRTRAPKMMIDLQSSGSHSVDGNWRALGKLLIYCTGSKKGGLFNTIQIPGHFVYRTRFSRTSGKSFLLPQCRTDVLYVSDPCEHLDQGEEGDVGFFRGVFKSFSMSKVRKMLIKKEAQLHPTEVCPYCKAKLWSMLQAKMIPQSASCRLGAYEDCIEYFVCLNGHMLGICTLLPLSDSEEASELE, from the coding sequence ATGATTCTTACAAAGCAGTATCGTTGCATACACTCAACAAGCTGTCAATGCACAAAAGGGCATCTAAGTGAAGATGCAATATTCCTAGTATTCCAGCAGTTGAATTGGAATCCTAAGTTAATTGCTACACTTTCTTGTGTCTGCAAATGGTTTGATGATCTCGCCAAGCGTGTACTGTGGAAGGAATTTTGCCGAACAAGAGCACCAAAGATGATGATTGATCTTCAATCTAGTGGGAGTCACAGTGTAGATGGGAACTGGAGGGCACTCGGGAAGCTGCTTATTTACTGTACAGGATCTAAGAAGGGTGGCCTCTTTAATACCATTCAAATCCCTGGTCACTTTGTTTATAGGACCAGGTTCTCTAGGACATCTGGGAAGAGCTTTCTCTTGCCACAATGCAGAACAGATGTTTTGTATGTGTCTGATCCCTGTGAACATCTTGACCAAGGTGAAGAGGGGGATGTTGGTTTTTTCCGCGGAGTCTTCAAGTCATTCTCAATGTCAAAGGTTCGGAAGATGTTGATTAAGAAGGAGGCCCAACTTCATCCAACAGAGGTGTGCCCTTACTGCAAAGCTAAGTTATGGAGCATGTTGCAAGCCAAAATGATACCGCAGAGTGCCAGCTGCAGATTGGGAGCTTATGAGGATTGCATTGAGTATTTTGTTTGCCTTAATGGACATATGCTTGGGATCTGTACCCTGCTACCTCTATCTGATTCAGAAGAGGCATCAGAGTTGGAGTGa
- the LOC117622681 gene encoding uncharacterized protein LOC117622681, which produces MDELSINLSMTRETTKPDEGNSRRNSTGKIFSLNSEERIPHYLRVSTGSCHDHCKYGKKHELEVKARCPIKSVPRRLPTKSPNSQNSVESAVFPERKNTAVIKLKHSPDSKTLLPDTCNITKQQPSNNSIDSQNSVGSELLADRKKTSLTKLKSSSRSQPHVYAAPKTMKQEVSSSPDKLEVSSSPDKLEVSSKKGSIKLKDKSLSAKHVISSKPKSFVVKELSSPDTSGGSSALRSGDLKIGQRTGTSLKQKSLALKQMSSPESSGGFKGQRNSDVKISKRAGTPIVPPTAPMSPRPSLRRVASLKAQKNRTVKVVSPLKNHNKIRKAKPKQLNNDEVEEKTLYVIKIETENKPLESGQNKNCEVEPSPPSSSSSPQSLCLPNPVSFSPHEGEDHESEYTMSETEDYSFSEDSEVDYRENAETLKEGDKGKPRKSGMVCSEEKDGQPLKFRRGKVVDGKFENDSPRRLKFRRGRVLGDNQNVKADAQRRSFKKRGANGDTLATEPGAEKVVLRHQDVQGKKDEKGLFNNVIEETASKLVETRKSKVKALVGAFETVISLQERKPSASSVA; this is translated from the coding sequence ATGGATGAATTGAGTATCAATTTATCAATGACCCGTGAAACAACAAAGCCAGATGAGGGTAATTCAAGAAGAAATTCTACAGGGAAAATATTCTCGTTAAACAGTGAAGAAAGGATTCCTCATTATCTCAGAGTTTCTACTGGTTCCTGTCATGATCATTGTAAATATGGGAAGAAACATGAATTGGAAGTGAAGGCAAGATGTCCCATAAAGTCCGTACCAAGAAGACTTCCAACAAAATCACCTAACAGCCAAAATTCAGTAGAGAGTGCAGTTTTTCCAGAGAGGAAGAATACAGCAGTGATCAAGCTCAAACATTCACCTGATTCGAAAACCCTTTTACCTGATACATGTAACATTACCAAGCAGCAACCGtcaaataattcaattgacaGCCAAAATTCTGTTGGGAGTGAGCTTCTGGCTGATAGGAAGAAGACATCATTGACCAAGCTCAAATCGTCATCGCGTTCACAACCCCATGTCTATGCTGCGCCTAAAACCATGAAGCAGGAAGTTTCATCTTCTCCTGATAAGCTGGAAGTTTCATCTTCTCCTGATAAGCTGGAAGTCTCTTCAAAGAAGGGTTCAATAAAACTTAAGGACAAGAGTTTGTCTGCAAAACATGTCATTTCTTCAAAGCCAAAATCTTTTGTAGTGAAGGAATTGTCCTCTCCTGATACTTCAGGAGGTTCAAGTGCCCTAAGAAGCGGTGATTTGAAGATAGGCCAGAGGACAGGGACCTCTCTGAAGCAAAAATCTTTAGCTCTGAAGCAAATGTCTTCTCCTGAATCTTCAGGAGGTTTTAAAGGCCAAAGAAACAGTGATGTCAAGATAAGCAAGAGGGCAGGAACGCCCATAGTGCCCCCAACAGCACCAATGTCCCCCAGACCTTCTCTCAGGAGAGTTGCAAGCTTAAAAGCACAGAAGAACAGGACTGTGAAAGTTGTGTCTCCTCTAAAGAATCATAACAAGATCAGAAAAGCTAAACCCAAGCAACTCAACAATGATGAGGTAGAGGAGAAGACATTGTATGTCATCAAGATTGAAACTGAGAACAAACCTTTGGAATCCggtcaaaacaaaaattgtgaagttgAACCGTCACCaccttcatcatcatcttcacccCAGTCTTTGTGCCTCCCAAATCCTGTGTCCTTTTCACCCCATGAAGGAGAAGATCACGAGTCTGAATATACAATGAGTGAAACAGAAGACTACTCTTTCTCAGAAGACAGTGAAGTTGACTATAGAGAGAATGCAGAGACCCTAAAGGAGGGTGACAAAGGGAAACCGAGAAAGTCTGGAATGGTTTGTTCTGAAGAGAAGGATGGCCAACCGTTAAAGTTTAGGAGGGGAAAGGTGGTTGACGGGAAATTTGAGAATGATAGTCCAAGGAGACTCAAATTTCGGCGGGGAAGAGTGTTGGGAGACAACCAGAATGTCAAAGCTGATGCGCAAAGGCGAAGCTTTAAGAAGAGAGGTGCTAATGGTGATACACTTGCTACTGAACCTGGTGCAGAGAAGGTTGTTTTGAGACATCAAGATGTTCAAGGAAAGAAAGATGAGAAAGGTTTGTTTAATAATGTGATCGAAGAAACAGCGAGTAAACTTGTTGAAACCCGGAAGAGTAAGGTTAAGGCCTTAGTTGGTGCTTTTGAAACAGTGATCTCACTCCAAGAGCGCAAACCTTCAGCAAGCTCTGTTGCTTGA